A genomic window from Blastococcus saxobsidens DD2 includes:
- a CDS encoding enoyl-CoA hydratase-related protein has protein sequence MTVDAADPRRTTEPEGGATMSDTVTREDADGVATLTLLRAGLTSALRRDLRAAVEEVAADDSVRAVLLTGTGRAFCVGQDLAEHLEKLQSGGADGDDAPLSVVEREYNPLVLALAGLRVPVVVAINGACAGAGLGIALAGDLRVAAAGSKFTTAFTGIGLSSDSALAARLVHSVGGSRAAQLLLMPDPFLAESAAEWGLVHRVVAPEQVLAEARELAVRLAAGPTAAYRAVKTVLATAATDSLEQTLALEARLQAEVGQSADHREAVEAFLAKRAPRFTGS, from the coding sequence GTGACCGTCGACGCCGCGGACCCGCGGCGCACCACCGAGCCGGAAGGCGGGGCGACGATGTCCGACACCGTGACCCGGGAGGACGCCGACGGCGTCGCCACCCTCACCCTCCTCCGCGCCGGCCTGACCTCTGCCCTGCGTCGCGATCTGCGGGCCGCGGTGGAGGAGGTGGCGGCCGACGACTCGGTCCGGGCGGTGCTGCTGACCGGTACCGGCCGCGCCTTCTGCGTCGGCCAGGACCTGGCGGAGCACCTGGAGAAGCTGCAGAGCGGTGGCGCGGACGGGGACGACGCCCCGCTGTCGGTGGTGGAGCGGGAGTACAACCCGCTGGTGCTGGCGCTGGCCGGGCTGCGGGTACCGGTCGTCGTCGCCATCAACGGGGCCTGCGCGGGGGCCGGGCTGGGCATCGCGCTGGCCGGCGACCTGCGCGTGGCCGCGGCTGGGTCCAAGTTCACCACGGCGTTCACCGGGATCGGGCTGTCCAGCGACTCGGCGCTGGCCGCGCGCCTGGTGCACAGCGTGGGCGGCTCCCGCGCGGCGCAGCTGCTGCTGATGCCCGATCCGTTCCTGGCCGAGTCGGCCGCGGAATGGGGACTGGTGCACCGGGTGGTGGCGCCCGAGCAGGTCCTCGCCGAGGCCCGCGAGCTCGCCGTCCGGCTGGCGGCGGGCCCGACCGCGGCCTACCGGGCGGTCAAGACGGTGCTGGCCACCGCGGCGACCGACTCGCTGGAGCAGACCCTCGCGCTCGAGGCGCGGCTGCAGGCCGAGGTCGGGCAGAGCGCCGACCACCGGGAGGCGGTCGAGGCCTTCCTCGCCAAGCGCGCACCGCGGTTCACCGGGAGCTAG
- a CDS encoding protein kinase domain-containing protein: protein MVEPGRRCLGDRYELDRLIAAGGMGQVWRAVDAALHRPVAVKILRSEYTGDPTFVARFRAEAQHAAALSHPHIAAVFDYGEETAGNGSGETLAYLVMELVEGEPLSALLRREGALDPETTLSVLHQTAAALAEAHLVGMVHRDVKPGNILVRPDGTVKITDFGIAWSARSVALTRTGQVIGTPQYLSPEQAEGRHATPASDVYALGLIGYECLTGHPAFEGDNAVTIALKQIREEPEPLPAELPSDVRTLIGRALVKDPGARIPDGAGFAAAIADVQEGREPAPGGAAQARRPGGSWRPAGSRPARAAVERGVARPPVARRRSRLTVVLMPLLGLLAGAGITAAALQSLSQETPSSTAAAAEERTSGTIVLASEDYVGQPVGEVAERLAALGLTVAVRAEVRDDVVPDRVISVVPADRPLRSGDRVVVHYAAAQHREEPRRGTAVTGAAVDRVAPPSTQPTEPPAPSTTTPPAPTAPTTTAPATTPSLPASTSAPTSTSSAPSTTSSTSTPTETSTPTSTSTASETASSPSTTTATTQPPAP, encoded by the coding sequence GTGGTGGAACCAGGGCGCAGGTGCCTGGGAGACCGCTACGAGCTGGACCGGCTCATCGCCGCCGGCGGCATGGGCCAGGTCTGGCGGGCGGTCGACGCCGCCCTGCACCGCCCGGTCGCCGTGAAGATCCTCCGCAGCGAGTACACCGGTGATCCGACCTTCGTCGCCCGCTTCCGGGCCGAGGCCCAGCACGCCGCCGCGCTCAGCCACCCGCACATCGCGGCGGTGTTCGACTACGGCGAGGAGACCGCCGGGAACGGGTCGGGGGAGACGCTCGCCTACCTGGTGATGGAGCTGGTGGAGGGGGAGCCGCTGTCGGCTCTCCTGCGACGCGAGGGCGCGCTCGACCCCGAGACCACCCTGTCGGTGCTGCACCAGACGGCGGCGGCACTGGCCGAGGCGCACCTGGTCGGGATGGTCCACCGGGACGTGAAGCCGGGGAACATCCTGGTGCGGCCCGACGGCACCGTGAAGATCACCGACTTCGGCATCGCCTGGTCCGCCCGCAGCGTGGCGCTCACCCGCACCGGGCAGGTCATCGGCACGCCGCAGTACCTCTCCCCCGAGCAGGCGGAGGGCCGGCACGCGACCCCTGCCAGCGACGTCTACGCCCTCGGGCTCATCGGCTACGAGTGCCTCACCGGCCACCCGGCGTTCGAGGGCGACAACGCGGTCACCATCGCGCTCAAGCAGATCCGCGAGGAGCCGGAGCCGCTGCCCGCGGAGCTGCCCTCCGACGTGCGCACGCTCATCGGCCGGGCGCTGGTGAAGGACCCGGGTGCGCGGATCCCCGACGGGGCCGGCTTCGCCGCGGCGATCGCCGACGTGCAGGAGGGCCGCGAGCCCGCACCGGGCGGAGCGGCGCAGGCACGTCGGCCGGGGGGCTCCTGGCGGCCGGCCGGATCGCGTCCCGCCCGGGCGGCGGTCGAGCGCGGTGTGGCGCGTCCGCCGGTCGCCCGCCGGCGGAGCCGGCTCACGGTGGTCCTGATGCCGCTGCTCGGGCTGCTGGCCGGCGCCGGCATCACCGCCGCGGCGCTGCAGTCGCTCAGCCAGGAGACGCCCTCGTCCACCGCTGCGGCGGCCGAGGAACGCACCAGCGGGACCATCGTGCTCGCATCCGAGGACTACGTGGGCCAGCCCGTGGGAGAGGTGGCCGAGCGGCTGGCCGCGCTCGGGCTCACGGTGGCCGTCCGTGCCGAGGTGCGCGACGACGTCGTGCCCGACCGGGTCATCAGCGTCGTGCCCGCGGACCGGCCGCTGCGCAGCGGTGACCGCGTCGTCGTCCACTACGCCGCCGCCCAGCACCGGGAGGAACCCCGCCGGGGGACGGCGGTGACCGGGGCGGCCGTCGACCGGGTGGCGCCACCCAGTACGCAGCCCACCGAACCGCCCGCGCCGTCGACCACCACGCCGCCGGCTCCCACCGCGCCGACGACCACGGCGCCGGCCACGACCCCGAGCCTCCCGGCCAGCACCTCCGCGCCGACGTCCACCTCGTCCGCACCGTCGACGACGAGCTCGACCTCTACCCCGACCGAGACCTCGACCCCGACGTCGACGTCCACGGCGTCGGAGACGGCCTCGAGCCCGAGCACCACGACTGCGACGACGCAACCCCCGGCGCCGTGA
- a CDS encoding protein kinase domain-containing protein, protein MTSRRQPAATRLLDGRYELLSLVATGGMGRVWRARDIVLQRPVAAKVLRSEYTGDATFLARFRAEAQHTALLTHRNIAALFDYGETSAADGEQLAYLVMELVEGKSLAQLLAREGRLGVDRTLDVLRQAASGLAAAHAAGLVHRDVKPGNVLVGSDGTVKLTDFGIAWSAASAPLTQTGQVVGTAHYLSPEQAAGGKAGPASDVYALGMIGFECLAGHRAFDGENSVQIALRQLREPPPPLPADVPEQVRTLVDRALVKEPAERFADGAAFRDAVEDVLAGRPLPPVVPRGGTRPLAVVPPPHPVRRRLLVTLTALLVGAGLGVAALQLGADAPAGPDSGTTEATESVLLAIADYRGRLVAEVADELATAGLGVDLVGEESSAVPADHVLRVNPVGTVPRGTVVTVTYAVPPPEPEPEPEPEPQPAPAPAPVAPPTVDGGAPAPVPVGDGGPGNGNGNAGNPGDGNGNGLDDVPGNGNGAANGDGNGNGRGRGAGQDVAGSGAQSSSRPVASQTAPPRAPSAAVCKNPRSVSASGSTTSTQKTARPVRPPAATRQATCRSSRRPPGRSAAETASPSRTQTVANRDQSGNADQNDSAPKPRNSPHCSSTSDNSTRPAPARALRSRGARSRDAVSSPGAAAPDSSVSGHDGPADRGGADPAPGSPGTKSTGPVGCAAGGVSGCAGAVPGCPVAAGGGTGADGGGSCWIVVRAEAGAADGISCVVGSAGPVPGAGGEGSDGVLTAASWRTPGAPPVGAVPRHGSGAAAVREGATRVGARSAPPDRHP, encoded by the coding sequence GTGACGTCGCGGCGTCAGCCGGCGGCCACCCGGCTGCTCGACGGTCGCTACGAGCTGCTCTCCCTGGTCGCGACCGGCGGGATGGGCCGGGTGTGGCGGGCTCGCGACATCGTCCTGCAGCGCCCGGTGGCTGCGAAGGTGCTGCGCAGCGAGTACACCGGCGACGCCACCTTCCTCGCCCGGTTCCGGGCGGAGGCCCAGCACACCGCTCTGCTGACCCACCGCAACATCGCCGCACTGTTCGACTACGGCGAGACGTCGGCCGCCGACGGCGAGCAGCTGGCCTACCTCGTGATGGAGCTGGTCGAAGGGAAGTCGCTGGCCCAGCTGCTGGCCCGCGAGGGACGGCTCGGTGTCGACCGCACCCTGGACGTCCTGCGGCAGGCCGCCTCGGGTCTGGCCGCGGCACATGCCGCCGGGCTGGTGCACCGGGACGTGAAGCCGGGGAACGTCCTGGTCGGCTCCGACGGCACGGTGAAGCTCACCGACTTCGGCATCGCCTGGTCCGCGGCCAGCGCGCCGCTCACCCAGACCGGGCAGGTGGTGGGTACCGCCCACTACCTGTCACCCGAGCAGGCTGCGGGCGGCAAGGCCGGTCCGGCCAGCGATGTCTACGCCCTCGGCATGATCGGCTTCGAGTGCCTGGCCGGGCACCGCGCGTTCGACGGGGAGAACTCGGTGCAGATCGCCCTGCGCCAGCTGCGCGAGCCACCACCTCCGCTACCGGCCGACGTCCCCGAGCAGGTCCGCACGCTGGTCGACCGGGCGCTGGTGAAGGAGCCGGCCGAGCGGTTCGCCGACGGGGCCGCCTTCCGGGACGCCGTCGAAGACGTCCTGGCGGGGCGCCCGCTGCCCCCGGTCGTCCCCCGCGGCGGCACCCGGCCCCTGGCCGTCGTTCCGCCGCCGCACCCCGTCCGGCGCCGGCTCCTGGTGACCCTCACCGCGCTGCTGGTCGGCGCCGGGCTGGGCGTAGCCGCGCTCCAGCTGGGGGCGGACGCGCCGGCCGGACCGGACTCGGGGACGACGGAGGCGACCGAGTCGGTCCTGCTCGCGATCGCCGACTACCGCGGGCGGCTGGTGGCCGAGGTGGCAGACGAGCTCGCGACCGCCGGCCTGGGCGTCGATCTGGTGGGCGAGGAGAGCTCCGCGGTGCCGGCCGACCACGTGCTGCGGGTGAACCCGGTCGGAACGGTCCCCCGGGGGACGGTGGTGACCGTCACCTATGCCGTTCCGCCGCCCGAGCCGGAGCCCGAGCCCGAGCCCGAGCCGCAGCCGGCCCCGGCGCCCGCCCCCGTGGCGCCCCCGACGGTGGACGGGGGCGCGCCCGCCCCGGTGCCGGTGGGCGACGGCGGCCCGGGGAACGGGAACGGCAACGCCGGTAACCCGGGGGACGGCAACGGGAACGGGCTCGACGACGTTCCCGGGAACGGGAACGGCGCGGCCAACGGGGACGGCAACGGCAACGGCCGGGGGCGGGGGGCGGGGCAGGACGTAGCCGGGAGCGGCGCTCAGTCGTCCTCGCGGCCGGTGGCGAGCCAGACTGCCCCGCCCAGGGCGCCCAGCGCGGCGGTGTGCAAAAACCCCCGGTCGGTGTCGGCGTCGGGCAGCACGACGAGCACCCAGAAGACGGCCAGACCGGTGAGACCGCCGGCGGCGACCCGCCAGGCGACCTGCCGGTCGAGCCGCCGGCCCCCGGGCAGGAGTGCGGCGGAGACCGCCAGCCCGAGCAGGACGCAGACGGTGGCGAACAGGGACCAGAGCGGCAACGCCGACCAGAACGACTCGGCGCCGAAGCCCAGGAACAGCCCGCACTGCAGCAGCACCAGCGACAACAGCACCAGGCCGGCGCCGGCGAGGGCGCTGCGGTCGCGGGGTGCCCGCTCCCGCGACGCGGTCTCCTCGCCCGGCGCTGCGGCCCCGGACTCGAGCGTCTCCGGCCACGACGGGCCGGCCGACCGCGGGGGAGCGGACCCGGCACCGGGCAGCCCGGGGACGAAGTCGACCGGCCCGGTGGGCTGCGCGGCGGGGGGCGTGTCCGGCTGCGCAGGGGCCGTACCCGGCTGCCCGGTGGCCGCGGGCGGAGGGACGGGCGCCGACGGCGGCGGGAGCTGCTGGATCGTCGTGCGCGCCGAGGCCGGCGCGGCCGACGGGATCTCCTGCGTCGTGGGCTCCGCCGGGCCGGTACCCGGAGCGGGCGGCGAGGGGTCGGACGGCGTGCTCACGGCGGCCTCCTGGCGGACTCCGGGGGCTCCCCCGGTCGGTGCTGTTCCCCGGCACGGTAGCGGCGCTGCGGCGGTTCGGGAGGGTGCCACCCGGGTCGGCGCCCGGTCTGCCCCGCCCGACCGGCACCCCTAG
- a CDS encoding competence/damage-inducible protein A produces MVTRAGIVVTGTEVLTGRVADRNGPWLAEQLRGLGVDVGHVVVVGDRPDDLRSALSFLVGTGADLVITTGGLGPTADDLTAQVVGEFQGRPSAVDPELEQRVAQVVARLMARRGWRADAAATAAGVRKQALVPDGATVLEPVGTAPGLVVPPAADRTGPPVVVLPGPPAELRGMWPAAVAAAPARAALAGAAELRQETLRLWGTLEAQLAATLRELEPGLAGLEITTCLREGELEVVTRFPADAQVVYDRFAADLAERYAGTLFSTGPGLDELVGAALAERGLRVATGESCTGGLLAARLTERPGSSTSVFGGVVAYANSAKEQLLGVPAAVLAEHGAVSAEVARALADGARGRFGADIGVGITGVAGPGGGSAEKPVGTVHLCVVGPDGASSRALALPGSRSTVRNRSVTMAMHLLRELLLGGPPA; encoded by the coding sequence GTGGTCACGCGCGCGGGCATCGTCGTCACCGGGACCGAGGTGCTCACCGGCCGGGTGGCCGACCGCAACGGCCCCTGGCTGGCCGAGCAGCTGCGGGGGCTCGGCGTCGACGTCGGGCACGTGGTGGTGGTCGGCGACCGACCCGACGACCTCCGGTCGGCGCTGTCCTTCCTGGTCGGGACCGGCGCGGACCTGGTGATCACCACCGGGGGGCTCGGCCCCACGGCCGACGACCTCACCGCGCAGGTGGTGGGTGAGTTCCAGGGGCGCCCCTCCGCGGTGGACCCGGAGCTGGAACAGCGGGTGGCACAGGTCGTGGCGCGGCTGATGGCCCGCCGCGGCTGGCGGGCCGACGCGGCGGCGACGGCGGCCGGGGTGCGCAAGCAGGCCCTGGTGCCCGACGGCGCCACGGTCCTGGAGCCCGTCGGCACCGCCCCCGGCCTCGTCGTGCCCCCGGCGGCCGACCGCACCGGCCCGCCGGTGGTGGTGCTGCCCGGGCCTCCCGCGGAGCTGCGTGGGATGTGGCCGGCGGCCGTGGCGGCGGCACCCGCCCGGGCCGCCTTGGCGGGCGCCGCGGAGCTGCGGCAGGAGACCCTCCGGCTCTGGGGCACGCTCGAGGCGCAGCTGGCCGCGACCCTGCGGGAGCTCGAGCCCGGGCTGGCCGGTCTGGAGATCACCACCTGCCTGCGCGAGGGCGAGCTGGAGGTCGTCACCCGGTTCCCCGCGGATGCGCAGGTGGTCTACGACCGGTTCGCCGCGGACCTCGCCGAGCGGTACGCCGGCACCCTCTTCTCCACCGGCCCCGGCCTCGACGAGCTCGTCGGCGCGGCCCTGGCCGAGCGGGGGCTGCGGGTCGCGACCGGCGAGTCCTGCACCGGCGGGCTGCTGGCGGCGCGGCTCACCGAGCGGCCGGGCTCCTCCACGTCCGTGTTCGGTGGGGTGGTCGCCTACGCGAACAGCGCCAAGGAGCAGCTCCTGGGCGTGCCGGCCGCCGTCCTCGCCGAGCACGGCGCGGTCAGCGCCGAGGTGGCCCGCGCCCTCGCCGACGGCGCGCGCGGCCGGTTCGGTGCCGACATCGGCGTGGGGATCACCGGCGTCGCCGGACCTGGCGGGGGCAGCGCGGAGAAGCCGGTGGGCACGGTGCACCTGTGCGTCGTCGGGCCGGACGGCGCGAGCTCCCGGGCGCTGGCCCTGCCCGGCTCCCGGTCCACCGTGCGGAACCGGTCCGTCACGATGGCGATGCACCTGCTGCGCGAGCTGCTCCTGGGCGGCCCGCCCGCCTGA
- a CDS encoding acyl-CoA dehydrogenase family protein translates to MTATHEVTNQVPPLTGHDPIAGDTALTEACLRHADPAVLASLEGLGRLAGSEQAQEWGRLVNENPPKLRTHDRYGHRIDEVEFHPAWHELMRTAMEHGLGGAPWADQPTHPTAPGRSAGDRHAHVRRAVGYLGWTQVEMGHGCPVTMTYAVVPALRRAPELAARYEAGLTAGAYEFGLTEPTAKRGLVAGMGMTEKQGGSDVRANATRAVARPDGSYALTGHKWFTSAPMSDLFLVLAQLEEGVSCFAVPRVLPDGSRNVFRLQRLKDKLGDRSNASSEVEFDGTTGWLVGEPGRGVPAIIEMVNMTRLDCVLGSAATVRAALTQAIHHARHRRAFGSLLADQPLMQNVLADLAVESEAATALGVRLAAAVDDGEEAFLRLAGAAAKYWVCKRTPGVVAEAMEVLGGNGYVEESGLPRLYRQAPLNSIWEGSGNVIALDVLRALGRSEESLAAVTAEIELARGADRRFDDAVKRLSAELGDRDGLPFRARRIAGLLALCLQGSLLLRHAPAAVSDAFCASRLGGDAGTVLGTLPAGTDVAGIVGRSGLVRR, encoded by the coding sequence ATGACGGCCACCCACGAGGTCACCAACCAGGTCCCGCCGTTAACCGGGCACGACCCGATCGCCGGTGACACCGCGCTGACCGAAGCCTGCCTCCGGCACGCCGACCCGGCTGTGCTGGCGTCGCTGGAGGGGCTCGGCCGGCTCGCCGGGAGCGAGCAGGCGCAGGAGTGGGGCCGGCTGGTCAACGAGAACCCGCCGAAGCTGCGCACGCACGACCGGTACGGCCACCGGATCGACGAGGTCGAGTTCCACCCCGCCTGGCACGAGCTGATGCGGACGGCGATGGAGCACGGGCTCGGCGGCGCCCCGTGGGCCGATCAGCCCACCCACCCCACCGCCCCGGGCCGGTCCGCCGGGGACCGGCACGCGCACGTCCGGCGCGCCGTCGGCTACCTCGGCTGGACGCAGGTCGAGATGGGCCACGGCTGCCCGGTCACCATGACCTACGCCGTCGTGCCCGCCCTCCGCCGGGCGCCGGAGCTCGCCGCCCGGTACGAGGCCGGCCTCACCGCAGGCGCGTACGAGTTCGGGCTGACCGAGCCCACCGCCAAGCGGGGCCTGGTGGCCGGCATGGGCATGACCGAGAAGCAGGGCGGGTCCGACGTCCGGGCCAACGCCACGCGGGCGGTCGCGCGACCCGACGGCAGTTACGCCCTCACCGGGCACAAGTGGTTCACCTCCGCGCCGATGAGCGATCTCTTCCTCGTGCTCGCCCAGCTGGAGGAGGGGGTGTCCTGCTTCGCGGTGCCGCGGGTGCTGCCCGACGGCAGCCGCAACGTGTTCCGGCTGCAGCGGCTCAAGGACAAGCTCGGCGACCGGTCGAACGCCTCCAGCGAGGTGGAGTTCGACGGCACGACCGGCTGGCTGGTGGGGGAGCCCGGGCGGGGCGTGCCGGCGATCATCGAGATGGTCAACATGACCCGGCTGGACTGCGTGCTCGGTTCCGCTGCGACGGTGCGCGCGGCGCTCACCCAGGCGATCCACCACGCCCGGCACCGGCGGGCCTTCGGTTCCCTGCTCGCCGACCAGCCGCTCATGCAGAACGTGCTGGCCGACCTGGCCGTGGAGAGCGAGGCGGCCACGGCGCTCGGTGTGCGCCTGGCCGCGGCCGTGGACGACGGCGAGGAGGCCTTCCTGCGGCTGGCGGGTGCCGCGGCCAAGTACTGGGTCTGCAAGCGCACGCCCGGCGTCGTCGCCGAGGCCATGGAGGTGCTGGGCGGCAACGGCTACGTGGAGGAGTCGGGGCTGCCGCGGCTCTACCGGCAGGCGCCGCTGAACTCCATCTGGGAGGGCTCGGGCAACGTGATCGCCCTCGACGTGCTGCGGGCGCTCGGGCGGTCGGAGGAGTCGCTGGCGGCCGTCACCGCCGAGATCGAGCTGGCCCGGGGTGCCGACCGGCGGTTCGACGACGCGGTCAAGCGCCTCTCCGCCGAGCTCGGGGACCGCGACGGGCTGCCGTTCCGGGCCCGGCGGATCGCCGGTCTGCTCGCCCTCTGCCTGCAGGGCTCGCTGCTGCTCCGGCACGCTCCTGCGGCCGTGTCCGACGCCTTCTGCGCCTCTCGCCTGGGCGGAGACGCCGGCACGGTGCTCGGCACTCTCCCGGCGGGCACCGACGTCGCCGGGATCGTCGGGCGATCTGGCCTCGTCCGTCGCTGA
- a CDS encoding putative bifunctional diguanylate cyclase/phosphodiesterase yields MPDAVYRLDQHGCFAYLNASAERLLGHSADELLGRNAGEAFPGLRGSLAEDQYRQVLEDGRPREFQFLYEPQGRWYEVRIFPDAAGAAVLFRDVDLRYRRDLERDAQVRQLTAVLEALPSPTVLVGRDGRILSTNAAWIRAADTLPEVVLPGRVGEDYLMVMSRGLEPQVHAALDSGLHALLDGSEPSGDGTFRWNYSRATRAGIGWFQLQATRVDGEGRVVITHTDITDQVRAQEQLLWRAQHDDLTGLPNRSRLLELTGEALAADHRAGVALLVLDLDGFKTVNDSLGHQIGDELLRLVGGRVSEQIRPGDAVARLGADQFVVLAHGCDASEAAALAFRLQTAFGRPFAVGEISVPVSASIGVAVARPEVRDAHHLLSDADAAMFAAKSSGRDRVHLFSPALREAARWRLEVATRLRGDAIDQLVVHYQPVIRLDTGQVEGVEALVRWQHPERGLLPPDTFLAVAEETGQIIPITRWLLRETTLKAAAWAAQGLNLRMSVNVSARHFSTETLVRDVRVALQHSGLPADQLILELTETSVAEDPTRAEDQLNLLRGFGVRVAIDDFGTGWSSLAQLFSLPIGTLKIDRSLLAAAERVAAGETGAVLTAIVGLTRTLGIRSVAEGVETVEHLRMVQAAGCDLAQGWLLGHPMPAERVPEWLREVRQAGGDVCALAAGGRAVPAAR; encoded by the coding sequence GTGCCCGACGCCGTCTACCGCCTGGACCAGCACGGCTGCTTCGCCTACCTCAACGCGTCCGCGGAACGGCTGCTGGGCCACTCCGCCGACGAGCTGCTCGGCCGTAACGCCGGCGAGGCCTTCCCGGGGCTGCGCGGGTCGCTGGCCGAGGACCAGTACCGCCAGGTGCTCGAGGACGGCCGGCCGCGGGAGTTCCAGTTCCTCTACGAGCCCCAGGGTCGCTGGTACGAGGTCCGGATCTTCCCCGATGCCGCCGGGGCGGCCGTGCTCTTCCGCGACGTCGACCTCCGGTACCGGCGGGACCTGGAGCGGGACGCCCAGGTGCGTCAGCTGACCGCGGTGCTCGAGGCGCTGCCCTCCCCGACCGTCCTCGTCGGCCGGGACGGCCGGATCCTCTCGACCAACGCGGCCTGGATCCGCGCCGCCGACACGTTGCCCGAGGTCGTGCTGCCCGGCCGGGTGGGCGAGGACTACCTGATGGTCATGTCGCGGGGCCTGGAGCCGCAGGTGCATGCCGCCCTGGACAGCGGCCTGCATGCGCTGCTCGACGGCAGCGAGCCCTCCGGCGACGGCACGTTCCGCTGGAACTACTCGCGCGCCACCCGCGCCGGCATCGGCTGGTTCCAGCTCCAGGCCACGCGGGTCGACGGCGAGGGGCGGGTGGTCATCACCCACACCGACATCACCGACCAGGTGCGGGCGCAGGAGCAGCTGCTGTGGCGGGCGCAGCACGATGACCTGACCGGGCTGCCCAACCGGTCCCGGCTGCTCGAGCTCACCGGTGAGGCGCTCGCCGCCGACCACCGGGCGGGGGTGGCGCTGCTGGTCCTGGACCTCGACGGCTTCAAGACCGTCAACGACTCCCTCGGGCACCAGATCGGTGACGAGCTGCTCCGGCTGGTGGGCGGCCGGGTCTCCGAGCAGATCCGGCCCGGTGACGCGGTGGCGCGGCTGGGGGCGGACCAGTTCGTCGTCCTCGCGCACGGCTGCGACGCCTCCGAGGCCGCCGCGCTGGCGTTCCGGCTGCAGACGGCGTTCGGCCGGCCCTTCGCGGTCGGGGAGATCTCCGTGCCGGTCAGCGCCAGCATCGGCGTGGCGGTGGCGCGGCCGGAGGTCCGCGACGCCCACCACCTGCTCAGCGACGCCGATGCCGCGATGTTCGCCGCCAAGAGCTCCGGCCGGGACCGGGTGCACCTGTTCTCCCCGGCGCTGCGCGAGGCGGCCCGCTGGCGGCTGGAGGTGGCCACCCGGCTCCGCGGTGACGCCATCGACCAGCTCGTCGTGCACTACCAGCCCGTCATCCGGCTGGACACCGGCCAGGTCGAGGGCGTGGAGGCCCTGGTGCGCTGGCAGCACCCCGAGCGGGGCCTCCTCCCACCGGACACGTTCCTCGCCGTGGCCGAGGAGACCGGCCAGATCATCCCGATCACCCGCTGGCTGCTGCGGGAGACCACCCTCAAGGCGGCCGCGTGGGCGGCTCAGGGCCTGAACCTGCGGATGTCGGTGAACGTCAGCGCCCGGCACTTCTCCACCGAGACGCTCGTGCGCGACGTCCGGGTGGCCCTGCAGCACTCCGGGCTGCCGGCCGACCAGCTCATCCTCGAGCTGACCGAGACCAGCGTCGCCGAGGACCCCACCCGTGCCGAGGACCAGCTGAACCTGCTGCGCGGATTCGGTGTCCGGGTGGCGATCGACGACTTCGGCACCGGGTGGTCGTCGCTGGCCCAGCTGTTCTCGCTGCCCATCGGCACGCTGAAGATCGACCGCTCGCTGCTCGCCGCGGCCGAGCGGGTGGCCGCCGGCGAGACCGGCGCGGTGCTCACGGCGATCGTCGGGCTCACCCGGACGCTGGGCATCCGCTCGGTGGCCGAGGGCGTCGAGACGGTGGAGCACCTGCGAATGGTGCAGGCGGCCGGGTGCGACCTGGCCCAGGGCTGGCTGCTGGGCCACCCCATGCCGGCCGAGCGCGTGCCGGAGTGGCTCCGCGAGGTGCGGCAGGCCGGCGGCGACGTCTGCGCGCTGGCGGCCGGCGGGCGGGCCGTTCCCGCCGCGAGGTGA
- a CDS encoding NYN domain-containing protein, producing MLDISEDAPGLAEEPARAVDDGRERPPLDLLIWDAPNIDMTLSTVIGARPTAASRPRFDAIAAWFVDGAGDPARPDASDVEACVFANIPPQPGSLQRWVEALRGFGYSVFARPKSQPDDDIDQDMLDHIAVRQHSHRLRRLVVFSGDGRNFADPLEDLVRQGVQVVVVAFSEVAGYAIGSDLLEFIDIEDVPGAFTEPLDRVRLDALPPDGAWLRPTRSLRDFVAGFTARRTG from the coding sequence GTGCTGGACATCTCCGAGGACGCGCCCGGGCTCGCCGAGGAGCCGGCGCGCGCCGTCGACGACGGCCGCGAGCGGCCCCCGCTGGACCTCCTGATCTGGGACGCCCCGAACATCGACATGACCCTGTCGACGGTCATCGGCGCCCGGCCGACGGCGGCGTCCCGGCCGCGCTTCGACGCGATCGCGGCCTGGTTCGTCGACGGCGCCGGTGACCCGGCCCGACCGGACGCGTCGGACGTGGAGGCGTGCGTCTTCGCCAACATCCCGCCGCAGCCCGGGTCGCTGCAGCGGTGGGTGGAGGCGCTCCGTGGCTTCGGCTACTCGGTGTTCGCCCGGCCCAAGAGCCAGCCCGACGACGACATCGACCAGGACATGCTCGACCACATCGCCGTGCGGCAGCACAGCCACCGGCTGCGGCGGCTGGTCGTGTTCTCCGGGGACGGGCGCAACTTCGCCGACCCGCTGGAGGACCTCGTCCGGCAGGGCGTCCAGGTCGTCGTCGTCGCGTTCAGCGAGGTGGCCGGGTACGCGATCGGCTCGGACCTGCTGGAGTTCATCGACATCGAGGACGTCCCCGGCGCGTTCACCGAGCCCCTGGACCGGGTGCGTCTGGACGCGCTGCCGCCGGACGGGGCCTGGCTGCGGCCGACCCGCAGCCTGCGCGACTTCGTCGCCGGGTTCACCGCCCGCCGCACCGGCTGA